The following coding sequences lie in one Megalodesulfovibrio gigas DSM 1382 = ATCC 19364 genomic window:
- a CDS encoding SPFH domain-containing protein: MFGEAFGAAIVFAVIVVILLLKTAVVVPQRSQFVVERLGKYHATLDAGFHILIPFLDRVAYRRSMKEEVMDIPSQACITKDNVAVAVDGVLYMQVMDAKVSCYGIENYKIGASQLAQTSLRSAIGKIDLDKTFEERESINQQVIQAVDEAAQNWGVKVLRYEIKDISPPASVMDAMERQMRAEREKRAAIFQSEGDRQARINVAEGLKQEAISVSEGEKMKRINEAQGRAQEIMLVAQATAAGLKHVAEALVADGGKDAANLRVAERYLTEFGNIAKTANSLIIPANLTDVAGLVAGAMTVMEQTKGKREEFTLG, translated from the coding sequence ATGTTCGGCGAAGCCTTTGGAGCGGCCATCGTTTTTGCGGTCATCGTCGTCATTCTGTTGCTCAAAACCGCGGTGGTGGTGCCGCAGCGCTCGCAGTTTGTGGTGGAGCGGCTGGGCAAGTACCACGCCACCCTGGACGCCGGATTCCACATCCTTATTCCCTTTCTCGACCGCGTGGCCTATCGGCGTTCTATGAAAGAGGAGGTGATGGACATCCCCTCCCAGGCCTGCATCACCAAGGATAACGTGGCGGTGGCCGTGGACGGCGTGCTCTACATGCAGGTGATGGACGCCAAGGTCTCCTGCTACGGCATCGAAAATTACAAGATCGGAGCAAGCCAGCTGGCCCAGACGTCCCTGCGCTCGGCCATCGGCAAGATCGACCTGGACAAGACCTTCGAGGAGCGCGAGTCCATCAACCAGCAGGTCATCCAGGCCGTGGACGAAGCGGCCCAGAACTGGGGCGTGAAAGTGCTGCGCTACGAGATCAAGGACATCAGCCCGCCGGCCAGCGTCATGGACGCCATGGAGCGCCAGATGCGGGCCGAGCGCGAAAAGCGGGCGGCCATCTTCCAGTCCGAAGGGGATCGTCAGGCGCGCATCAACGTGGCCGAGGGCCTGAAGCAGGAGGCCATCAGCGTTTCCGAAGGCGAAAAGATGAAGCGCATCAACGAAGCCCAGGGCCGGGCCCAGGAAATCATGCTCGTGGCCCAGGCCACGGCGGCCGGCCTCAAACACGTGGCTGAGGCCCTGGTGGCCGATGGCGGCAAGGACGCCGCCAACCTGCGCGTGGCCGAACGCTACCTTACCGAATTTGGCAATATAGCCAAGACTGCAAATTCACTCATTATTCCGGCAAACCTCACCGATGTGGCCGGGCTGGTGGCCGGCGCCATGACCGTGATGGAGCAGACCAAGGGCAAGCGCGAGGAGTTCACGCTGGGGTAA
- a CDS encoding sirohydrochlorin cobaltochelatase, giving the protein MDSHAAHLPRMKPGVLLAAFGSGVPAAQRSLVQFEAAVRALFPGVPVRWAFTSTRVRTRLAGEGVKTDSVHKALEKMHFERFTHVALQSLHVTPGAEFEALGQAVEAVCRSHGGQCPAVALGLPLLARDEDIPVVAAAILQTLPPERAAGDIVVLMGHGTSHEADARYDRLAAALGRVDPLVVVGTMDGTRSLETVLAELEHLPPGPVWLTPLLAVAGAHVLKDMAGPGPDSWKSRLQAAGRTVHVVHAGAAERPALAAIWIEHLRQAMTALQVSGG; this is encoded by the coding sequence ATGGATTCCCACGCTGCGCATCTGCCCCGCATGAAACCGGGGGTGCTCCTGGCCGCCTTCGGCTCGGGCGTGCCCGCGGCGCAGCGTTCGCTGGTGCAGTTCGAAGCCGCCGTGCGGGCGCTGTTTCCTGGCGTGCCGGTGCGCTGGGCCTTCACCTCCACCCGGGTGCGCACCCGGCTGGCCGGGGAGGGGGTGAAGACGGATTCCGTCCACAAGGCCTTGGAAAAGATGCATTTCGAGCGCTTCACCCACGTGGCCTTGCAATCCCTGCATGTGACGCCCGGTGCGGAATTCGAGGCCCTGGGACAGGCCGTGGAGGCCGTGTGTCGCAGCCATGGCGGCCAGTGCCCGGCCGTGGCCCTGGGGCTGCCTCTGCTGGCCCGGGATGAGGACATCCCCGTCGTGGCCGCCGCCATTTTGCAGACGTTGCCGCCGGAACGCGCCGCCGGCGACATTGTGGTGCTCATGGGCCATGGCACCTCCCACGAGGCGGACGCGCGCTATGATCGGCTGGCTGCCGCCCTCGGGCGTGTTGATCCCCTGGTGGTGGTGGGCACCATGGACGGCACTCGTTCGTTGGAGACTGTGCTTGCCGAGCTGGAACACCTGCCGCCGGGACCTGTGTGGCTCACGCCGCTGCTGGCCGTGGCCGGGGCGCACGTGCTCAAGGACATGGCCGGCCCTGGCCCGGATTCCTGGAAGTCCCGCCTGCAGGCTGCTGGCCGCACGGTGCATGTGGTGCATGCCGGCGCTGCCGAACGACCAGCCCTGGCGGCGATCTGGATCGAACATCTCCGCCAGGCCATGACCGCCCTGCAGGTGTCAGGCGGCTGA
- a CDS encoding NfeD family protein, protein MSAWLVWFLVGIGFLILELLLPGFIVIFFCMGAWVTMIGMLLAPEMATAWQVSLFVVASLASLFSLRTWGMKTFGGRSEVNEDARIDDKIGKPAVVTQAIYPPASGEVKCLGSFWRAVADQPIGVGVPVLIEAVVSGDGLTFKVKPAA, encoded by the coding sequence ATGTCCGCCTGGCTGGTCTGGTTTCTGGTGGGGATCGGATTTCTGATTCTGGAACTCCTGCTGCCCGGCTTTATCGTCATCTTTTTTTGCATGGGCGCGTGGGTGACCATGATCGGCATGCTGCTTGCGCCAGAGATGGCCACGGCATGGCAGGTGTCGCTGTTTGTGGTGGCGTCCCTGGCGTCCCTGTTCTCCCTGCGCACGTGGGGGATGAAGACCTTCGGCGGCCGGTCAGAAGTGAACGAGGACGCCAGAATCGATGACAAAATAGGCAAGCCCGCCGTGGTGACGCAGGCCATCTACCCGCCGGCCTCGGGCGAGGTGAAGTGCCTGGGCAGTTTCTGGCGCGCCGTGGCCGATCAGCCCATCGGCGTGGGCGTCCCGGTGCTCATCGAGGCGGTGGTCTCCGGCGACGGCCTCACCTTCAAGGTCAAACCCGCAGCGTAA
- a CDS encoding M16 family metallopeptidase: MPSADVNASSPRITRLPNGLTVLVQEDDRFPLVSLRLYVHAGSAFETSDQAGISHLLEHMVFKGTKTRAPGQVAQDIESAGGYLNAATSFDYTMYIADMPADRWELGMEVIQDMIFGATIDPAELASEKKVVLSELERGEDAPSARIFKNLQPRIWPGTTYARPIIGTRETVQAITAEDIHRYIAALYQPQSMLLAVCGQVQEAEVLAKATALFGALQNTAPVDPPQPLGTPQLDAVTQSIAGPSVQVGSMPLNKAYVHVTFPIPSFRSAKSTGLEVLAYLLGGDRTSRLYRTFKYERQLVDSISCSALMLERVGMFSIYATLDPADLERFWHELMVELSTLDAHTFSPEALARAKLNLEDELFQAKETIAGLTSKLGFFQFFENSPLAEENYFHELAAVTPDILQARIQEYLRPERLVASLLVPAPGQPHDNGNATLPANATTLGTPVTDADRAKALERMVRAAWGGAPERAGGPLAEQAFGQGRRGEPARVELGDGRALVLLPDATLPYTALTLSMRGGDHLVPPDKQGLAELTAWVFNRGTGNRTATEIQDFLADRAASMSVTAHRNLFTVSMKFPARFEQELLAFLEEALSSPAFSPEELAREQKNLAAAIRKREDQPMGLALRHVFPFLFRNHPYGYFHQGQPEEIASLTREDVLEFWQRQRTMPWTLAVCGEFSAERMTALATRLAAGIGGDPARGTLEWTAPQWGDNKTAKLHLAERNQAHLLIAFPLPGAGHPDTPGLTLLRATLAGMSGLLFSDLRDKQGLAYTVTAFLWQSPTTGALFFYIGADPEKMPQALEGFRKVTAQLHETPLPEDELRRGKNVLSGDYYRDHQSLLSRTDEAATLLTQGFPADLNREQLAAVQQLTPTDLQTLATRYLNWDAAYMLRVQP; encoded by the coding sequence ATGCCCTCTGCCGATGTCAACGCCTCCAGTCCCCGCATCACCCGGCTGCCCAACGGCCTCACCGTACTCGTGCAGGAAGACGACCGCTTCCCCCTCGTCTCCCTGCGGTTGTATGTTCATGCCGGGTCGGCCTTTGAAACGTCGGATCAGGCTGGCATCAGCCATCTGCTGGAGCACATGGTCTTCAAGGGCACCAAGACCCGCGCCCCGGGACAGGTGGCCCAGGACATCGAAAGCGCCGGCGGGTACCTGAACGCCGCCACCAGCTTCGACTATACCATGTACATTGCGGACATGCCCGCGGACCGCTGGGAACTGGGCATGGAAGTGATCCAGGACATGATCTTCGGCGCCACCATCGATCCCGCCGAGCTGGCCTCGGAGAAAAAGGTGGTCCTGTCCGAACTGGAACGCGGGGAGGACGCGCCATCCGCGCGCATCTTCAAGAATCTGCAGCCGCGCATCTGGCCCGGCACAACCTACGCCCGGCCCATTATCGGCACCCGCGAGACCGTGCAGGCCATCACCGCGGAAGACATCCACCGCTACATCGCGGCCCTGTATCAGCCCCAGTCCATGCTGCTGGCCGTGTGCGGTCAGGTGCAGGAGGCGGAGGTGCTGGCCAAGGCTACGGCCCTGTTCGGCGCATTGCAGAACACCGCCCCCGTGGACCCGCCCCAACCCCTGGGCACCCCGCAACTGGACGCCGTGACCCAGAGCATTGCCGGCCCGTCCGTGCAGGTGGGGTCCATGCCGCTGAACAAGGCCTACGTGCACGTGACCTTTCCCATCCCGTCCTTCCGCTCGGCCAAAAGCACCGGGCTGGAAGTGCTGGCCTATCTGCTGGGCGGGGACCGCACCTCCCGGCTGTACCGCACCTTCAAGTATGAACGCCAGTTGGTGGATAGCATCTCCTGCTCGGCCCTGATGCTGGAGCGCGTGGGCATGTTCTCCATTTACGCCACCCTGGACCCGGCGGATCTGGAGCGCTTCTGGCATGAGCTGATGGTGGAGCTCTCCACCCTGGATGCGCACACCTTCAGCCCGGAAGCCCTGGCCAGGGCCAAGCTGAATCTGGAAGACGAACTCTTCCAGGCCAAGGAAACCATTGCCGGGCTCACCTCCAAGCTGGGGTTCTTCCAGTTCTTCGAAAACTCTCCATTGGCGGAAGAAAACTACTTCCACGAACTGGCCGCCGTGACGCCGGACATCCTCCAGGCCCGCATTCAGGAATACCTGCGGCCGGAACGGCTGGTGGCCTCCCTGCTGGTGCCGGCGCCCGGCCAGCCCCACGACAACGGCAACGCAACCCTGCCGGCCAATGCCACGACCCTGGGCACGCCAGTGACCGACGCCGACCGCGCCAAAGCCCTGGAGCGCATGGTCCGCGCTGCCTGGGGCGGTGCCCCCGAACGGGCCGGCGGCCCCCTGGCGGAACAGGCCTTCGGCCAGGGACGTCGCGGCGAACCCGCGCGGGTGGAGCTGGGTGACGGCCGCGCCCTGGTGCTCCTGCCCGACGCCACCCTGCCGTACACCGCCCTCACCCTGAGCATGCGCGGTGGGGATCACTTGGTGCCGCCGGACAAACAGGGCCTGGCCGAACTGACGGCCTGGGTGTTCAACCGGGGCACGGGCAATCGCACCGCCACGGAAATTCAGGACTTCCTGGCCGATCGCGCCGCCTCCATGAGCGTGACCGCCCACCGCAATCTGTTCACCGTGTCCATGAAGTTCCCGGCCCGTTTCGAGCAGGAATTGCTGGCCTTCCTGGAAGAAGCCCTCTCCTCCCCCGCCTTTTCCCCCGAGGAACTGGCCCGGGAACAGAAAAATCTGGCCGCAGCCATCCGCAAACGCGAGGATCAGCCCATGGGCCTGGCCTTGCGTCACGTCTTCCCCTTCCTCTTCAGAAACCATCCCTACGGATATTTCCACCAGGGGCAGCCCGAGGAAATCGCCAGCCTCACCCGCGAGGACGTGCTGGAATTCTGGCAGCGGCAGCGCACCATGCCCTGGACTCTGGCCGTATGCGGCGAGTTTTCCGCCGAGCGCATGACCGCCCTGGCAACGCGTCTGGCCGCAGGCATCGGCGGCGATCCTGCCCGCGGCACACTGGAATGGACCGCCCCGCAATGGGGAGACAACAAGACTGCCAAACTGCATCTGGCCGAGCGCAATCAGGCGCATCTGCTCATCGCCTTCCCCCTGCCCGGGGCCGGACACCCGGACACGCCCGGGCTCACCCTGCTGCGCGCCACCCTGGCCGGCATGAGCGGCCTGCTGTTCTCCGACCTGCGCGACAAGCAGGGCCTGGCGTACACCGTCACCGCCTTCCTCTGGCAAAGCCCCACCACGGGCGCGCTGTTCTTCTACATCGGCGCGGATCCGGAAAAGATGCCGCAAGCTCTGGAAGGCTTCCGCAAGGTGACGGCCCAACTTCACGAAACGCCCCTGCCCGAGGACGAATTGCGGCGCGGCAAGAACGTCCTCAGCGGCGACTATTACCGGGATCACCAGTCCCTCCTAAGCCGCACGGATGAAGCCGCCACCCTGCTGACCCAGGGATTCCCCGCAGATCTGAACCGCGAACAGCTGGCCGCCGTCCAGCAGCTCACCCCCACGGATCTGCAGACCCTGGCAACGCGCTATCTGAACTGGGACGCCGCCTACATGCTGCGCGTGCAGCCCTAG
- a CDS encoding TetR/AcrR family transcriptional regulator, producing MESTRQVHHNEAEALSPVADKRARILIAAQSVFGRLGFSRATIKHIASEAGVGFGLVAHYFGSKEALFLEAGLAMAQSLLETLAAASATQEKGLDSLEAVIAAYFDFTREKAESFPVVFRCSPFSDVERKLDRDRIASKFLEIIDVMRECVERGVRDGSIRSVPVEPMGFIVYGTLVGALRTEFLSPFRVQGMFQETIAFVRQALAADADQAAASLIAESANA from the coding sequence ATGGAATCGACTCGACAGGTGCATCACAACGAGGCCGAGGCGCTGTCCCCCGTGGCGGACAAGCGCGCCCGCATTCTCATCGCCGCCCAATCCGTGTTCGGGCGGCTCGGGTTTTCTCGTGCCACCATCAAGCACATCGCCTCCGAAGCAGGGGTGGGCTTCGGGCTGGTGGCGCATTATTTCGGCAGCAAGGAAGCGTTGTTTCTGGAAGCCGGGCTGGCCATGGCCCAATCCTTGCTCGAAACGTTGGCCGCGGCGTCCGCCACCCAGGAAAAAGGGCTGGACTCGCTGGAGGCCGTCATCGCTGCGTATTTCGACTTCACGCGGGAGAAGGCGGAATCCTTCCCGGTGGTGTTTCGCTGTTCGCCCTTCTCGGACGTGGAACGCAAGCTGGACCGGGATCGCATCGCCTCTAAATTTCTGGAGATTATCGACGTGATGCGCGAGTGCGTGGAGCGCGGCGTGCGCGACGGCTCCATCCGTAGCGTGCCGGTGGAGCCCATGGGCTTCATTGTGTACGGCACCCTGGTGGGCGCGCTGCGCACGGAGTTCCTCTCGCCCTTCAGGGTCCAGGGCATGTTTCAGGAAACCATCGCCTTCGTGCGCCAGGCCCTGGCCGCCGACGCTGACCAGGCCGCCGCATCCTTGATTGCGGAATCTGCGAATGCTTGA
- a CDS encoding DMT family transporter, whose amino-acid sequence MHHTSSSRTLLANGLLLLTACIWGFAFVAQRVGMEHLGPFAFNGIRFLLGAASLLPLIYYNRSRGRLAGAPADRAALLKAGAGIGLVLFTGASLQQIGMVTTTAGNAGFLTGLYVILVPLLGLFWRQHTGAGTWTGALLAVAGMWLLSVQEGFHIVSGDVWVMVSAICWAGHVLLVGQLAQKVDVLVLSFLQFVVCGVLSLLVAFVFEDFTLQAVQAAAIPILYGGIMSVGVAYTLQVVGQQWAKASHAAIILSLEGAFAALGGWLLIGENLTGRQLVGCGLMLAGMLASQCWPACQSKAAVE is encoded by the coding sequence ATGCACCACACTTCCTCTTCCAGAACGCTGCTTGCCAATGGTCTGCTGCTGCTCACCGCATGCATCTGGGGCTTTGCCTTCGTGGCCCAGCGGGTGGGCATGGAGCATCTGGGGCCCTTCGCCTTTAACGGCATCCGGTTTTTGCTGGGCGCAGCCTCCCTGTTGCCCCTCATTTATTACAACCGGTCCCGGGGCCGGCTGGCCGGTGCGCCTGCAGACAGGGCCGCCCTGCTCAAGGCCGGTGCCGGCATTGGCCTGGTGCTGTTTACCGGGGCCAGTCTGCAGCAGATCGGCATGGTGACCACCACAGCGGGCAATGCGGGCTTTTTGACCGGGCTGTACGTGATCCTGGTGCCCTTGCTGGGGCTGTTCTGGAGACAGCACACCGGCGCAGGCACCTGGACCGGGGCGTTGCTGGCCGTGGCCGGCATGTGGCTGCTCTCCGTGCAGGAGGGCTTCCACATTGTTTCCGGGGATGTCTGGGTCATGGTCAGCGCCATCTGCTGGGCCGGGCATGTGCTGCTGGTGGGGCAACTGGCGCAGAAAGTGGACGTGCTGGTGCTCTCCTTCCTGCAGTTTGTGGTCTGCGGGGTGCTTTCGCTGCTGGTGGCGTTTGTGTTTGAGGACTTTACGCTGCAGGCCGTGCAGGCGGCGGCCATCCCCATCCTGTATGGCGGCATCATGAGCGTGGGCGTGGCCTACACGCTGCAGGTGGTGGGCCAGCAGTGGGCCAAGGCGTCCCATGCGGCCATCATCCTCAGCCTGGAAGGGGCCTTTGCGGCCCTGGGGGGCTGGCTGCTCATCGGAGAGAACCTTACCGGGCGGCAACTGGTGGGCTGCGGGCTCATGCTGGCCGGCATGCTGGCTTCCCAATGCTGGCCTGCTTGCCAAAGCAAGGCTGCTGTGGAATAA